One part of the Sphingobium yanoikuyae genome encodes these proteins:
- a CDS encoding TonB-dependent receptor, which yields MFKNFNVPSRAELLAGISLASVMLGCSVQAHAQDVAAEQSSDAPASEDGIVVTGVRASLSSAQSIKRNSDVIVDSIVAEDIGKLPDRNVAEALQRITGIQVQRQYGEGSSVAIRGLTQVRTELNGRDIFTASGANQLNLEDIPSELLSGIDVYKNPSADLIEDQLSGTINFRTRKPFDFDGLKVAATATQSYFDLTDKFKPSASLMVSDRWDTGIGEIGILASVSFQKTAFRQDTISTEPFYTLDPTNATDAEVLASLGRTGQTTTLPHGTGIGEVYGDRRRLGTDVALQWRPSDTLELTAEVFRSDYKFRFDDYSFFAYSSGSAIIPQPGAAFTYADNGDFESGTFIDVPVGNNTSAQTRHSTTTDYSLNLKWKPVDNLTITADGQYVDAKTKNLRSIFGLNGVADTLYQDISGSVPVVNIGSETGLTNPATYTSAFYLDNLNESKASDKTARLDAEYRFDAGILSSIKAGFRYADRKNRTIDTGYRYTGLSGIPSELETVDLGDFFRGDADLFGNIIAFNRGIIRNYQNTLDTLGIASAPAYTQSGTNQQRQKTFTGYATAFFKADPIDGNIGVRVVRTNLDVSGYYQQTPIVLDENGNEVSGPTVFNPIAVSQDYTSVLPSLNLRVHLTDNLQLRFAAAKNISRPTFTQLNPSLTISEPGAAQQDQIHTASGGNPYLKPMKSDNLDATVEWYFSRTGSLTAAAFYKNIKNYIQTAVSYRDVTFDNGNSYEYEVTSYNNVAKGKVKGFELAYQQFFDFLPGPFDGLGMQANFTYVDSQAPSPATSGPVTNVPLELLSKYNYNIVGIYEKGGLSARVAYNWRSKYVVTTAGNGTGSLPVFNKPFGQLDASISYNVTPQFALALDGTNLTNTRRATYFGIDSRPRDVVVNDRRISLTARISY from the coding sequence ATGTTCAAGAATTTTAACGTGCCGTCGCGTGCGGAATTGCTCGCCGGTATCTCGCTCGCCAGCGTCATGCTGGGGTGCAGCGTGCAGGCACACGCCCAGGATGTGGCTGCGGAACAGTCGAGCGATGCTCCTGCGTCCGAAGATGGCATCGTTGTCACCGGTGTCCGCGCCAGCCTTTCCAGCGCCCAGTCGATCAAGCGCAACAGCGACGTGATCGTCGACTCCATCGTCGCCGAAGACATTGGCAAGCTGCCCGACCGGAACGTCGCCGAAGCGCTGCAGCGCATCACCGGCATCCAGGTCCAGCGCCAATATGGCGAAGGCAGCTCGGTCGCGATCCGCGGCCTGACCCAGGTCCGCACCGAACTCAACGGCCGCGACATCTTCACCGCCTCGGGCGCCAACCAGCTGAACCTGGAAGACATCCCGTCCGAACTGCTGTCGGGCATCGATGTCTATAAGAACCCGTCGGCCGACCTGATCGAGGACCAGCTGTCGGGCACGATCAACTTCCGCACCCGCAAGCCGTTCGACTTCGATGGTCTGAAGGTCGCCGCCACCGCGACCCAGAGCTATTTCGACCTGACCGACAAGTTCAAGCCCTCGGCTTCGCTGATGGTCAGCGACCGCTGGGACACCGGCATCGGTGAAATCGGCATCCTCGCCAGCGTCTCCTTCCAGAAGACCGCCTTCCGTCAGGACACGATCTCGACCGAGCCCTTCTACACGCTCGATCCGACCAACGCGACCGACGCCGAAGTGCTGGCGAGCCTGGGCCGCACCGGCCAGACCACGACCCTGCCGCATGGTACCGGTATCGGCGAAGTCTATGGCGATCGTCGTCGCCTCGGCACCGATGTCGCGCTCCAGTGGCGCCCCAGCGACACGCTGGAGCTGACCGCCGAAGTCTTCCGTTCGGACTATAAGTTCCGTTTCGACGACTATAGCTTCTTCGCCTACAGCTCGGGCAGCGCGATCATCCCGCAGCCCGGCGCGGCCTTCACCTATGCCGACAATGGCGATTTCGAGAGCGGCACCTTCATCGACGTGCCGGTCGGCAACAACACCAGCGCCCAGACCCGTCATTCGACCACGACGGACTATTCGCTGAACCTGAAGTGGAAGCCGGTCGACAATCTGACGATCACCGCCGACGGCCAGTATGTCGATGCCAAGACCAAGAATCTGCGCTCGATCTTCGGCCTGAACGGCGTTGCCGACACCCTCTATCAGGATATTTCCGGTTCGGTCCCGGTCGTGAACATCGGTTCGGAAACCGGCCTCACCAACCCGGCGACCTACACCAGCGCCTTCTATCTCGATAACCTCAATGAATCGAAGGCGTCGGACAAGACCGCGCGCCTCGACGCCGAATATCGCTTCGATGCCGGCATCCTGTCGTCGATCAAGGCCGGCTTCCGCTACGCCGACCGCAAGAACCGCACGATCGACACCGGCTATCGCTATACCGGCCTGTCGGGCATCCCCAGCGAACTGGAAACGGTTGATCTGGGCGACTTCTTCCGCGGCGACGCCGACCTGTTCGGCAACATCATCGCCTTCAACCGCGGCATCATCCGCAATTATCAGAACACGCTCGACACGCTGGGCATCGCCAGCGCGCCGGCCTATACCCAGAGCGGCACGAACCAGCAGCGGCAGAAGACCTTCACCGGCTATGCCACCGCCTTCTTCAAGGCCGATCCGATCGACGGCAATATCGGCGTCCGCGTGGTCCGCACCAATCTCGACGTGTCGGGCTATTATCAGCAGACCCCGATCGTGCTGGACGAAAATGGCAATGAAGTCAGCGGCCCGACCGTGTTCAACCCGATCGCCGTGTCGCAGGATTATACCTCGGTCCTGCCGAGCCTGAACCTGCGCGTCCACCTGACCGACAATCTGCAGCTGCGTTTTGCCGCCGCGAAGAACATCTCGCGTCCGACCTTCACGCAGCTCAACCCCAGCCTGACGATCAGCGAACCGGGCGCCGCGCAGCAGGATCAGATCCACACGGCCAGCGGCGGCAATCCGTATCTGAAGCCGATGAAGTCGGACAATCTGGATGCCACGGTGGAATGGTATTTCTCGCGGACCGGCTCGCTGACCGCAGCGGCCTTCTACAAGAATATCAAGAACTACATCCAGACTGCCGTGTCCTATCGCGACGTGACCTTCGACAATGGCAACAGCTATGAATATGAAGTGACGTCCTACAACAATGTCGCCAAGGGCAAGGTGAAGGGCTTCGAACTCGCCTATCAGCAGTTCTTCGACTTCCTGCCCGGTCCGTTCGACGGTCTCGGCATGCAGGCGAACTTCACCTATGTGGACTCGCAGGCGCCGTCGCCCGCCACCAGCGGCCCGGTCACCAACGTTCCGCTCGAACTGCTGTCGAAATATAATTACAACATCGTCGGCATCTACGAGAAGGGCGGCCTGTCGGCCCGCGTCGCCTATAACTGGCGCAGCAAATATGTCGTGACCACGGCGGGCAACGGCACCGGCAGCCTGCCGGTGTTCAACAAGCCCTTCGGTCAGCTCGATGCGTCGATCAGCTACAATGTGACGCCGCAGTTCGCGCTGGCGCTGGACGGCACCAACCTGACCAACACCCGTCGTGCGACCTATTTCGGCATCGACAGCCGTCCGCGTGACGTGGTGGTCAATGACCGTCGCATCAGCCTGACGGCCCGGATCAGCTACTGA
- a CDS encoding IclR family transcriptional regulator — protein sequence MEGKARYQAPALKKGLEILELLAGSSEPLIMSDISAALGRSVSEIFRMLQVLEEHGYIARAEDGYRLTNRLFTLGMSQPPIRDLASTALPVMQELARQAGQSCHMAVVSGAEMVVIIAIEAPGLSGFAVRVGYRRPLHRSNSGRILLAFQSPENREAMLKDIRASDPQLEEGDLVARLDAAVAAGGAVSPSPMLTGITDLSAPILVGGIARASLTMPFVDGAANRASIEQCNDLVRAAAQAIGAAMSPIKDAPSRATAMEEEQ from the coding sequence ATGGAAGGCAAGGCGCGCTACCAAGCGCCGGCCCTGAAGAAAGGGCTGGAAATTCTGGAGCTTCTGGCCGGTTCCAGCGAGCCGCTGATCATGTCCGACATCTCTGCCGCGCTAGGCCGGTCGGTCAGCGAGATTTTCCGCATGCTCCAGGTGCTGGAGGAACATGGCTATATCGCCCGCGCCGAGGATGGCTATCGCCTGACCAACCGGCTGTTCACCCTGGGCATGAGCCAGCCGCCGATTCGCGACCTTGCCTCGACCGCCCTGCCGGTGATGCAGGAACTGGCGCGCCAGGCCGGGCAAAGCTGTCACATGGCGGTGGTGTCGGGCGCGGAAATGGTCGTCATCATCGCGATCGAGGCGCCGGGCCTATCCGGCTTTGCCGTGCGCGTGGGCTATCGCCGGCCGCTGCACCGTTCCAATTCCGGCCGCATCCTGCTCGCCTTCCAGTCGCCCGAAAATCGCGAGGCGATGCTGAAGGACATCCGGGCCAGCGATCCGCAATTGGAGGAAGGCGATCTGGTCGCGCGGCTGGACGCCGCCGTCGCGGCGGGCGGCGCGGTGTCGCCCAGCCCGATGCTGACCGGCATCACCGACCTGTCGGCGCCGATCCTGGTCGGCGGGATCGCCCGCGCATCGCTGACCATGCCCTTTGTCGACGGCGCCGCCAACCGGGCGAGCATCGAGCAGTGCAATGATCTGGTGCGCGCCGCCGCGCAGGCGATCGGCGCGGCCATGTCGCCGATCAAGGATGCGCCGTCCCGCGCCACCGCCATGGAGGAAGAGCAATGA
- a CDS encoding alpha/beta hydrolase — MTLLDRRSALIAAAGLAALPGLAAAQTTTADEVIELWPGPPPGDTRARIVRKIDDQSKDPAKPDRWVTGIARPVLVVRRPARPNGGAMLVVPGGGYGFLSYDNEGTSQAAWLNERGITAFILLYRLPGEGWAQRQDVPLQDAQRAMRLIRARAVNFAVDKGRIGVLGFSAGGHLAGSLATRHGERVYAPVDAADRESARPDVAGLIYPVVSLDAPFTHGGSRDMLLGEGASADMRRARSVEMRVDADTSPIFLVHASDDGLVPPANSIALFQAMEVARRPVALHIFEDGGHGFGTRLPRTMQASAWPGLFMTFAAKQGLLAQ; from the coding sequence ATGACCCTGCTGGATCGCCGCAGCGCGCTGATCGCCGCCGCCGGCCTTGCCGCCCTGCCCGGCCTTGCCGCCGCGCAGACGACGACGGCCGACGAGGTGATCGAACTATGGCCCGGCCCGCCGCCCGGCGACACGCGCGCGCGGATCGTCCGCAAGATCGACGACCAGTCGAAAGACCCGGCCAAGCCGGATCGCTGGGTGACGGGGATCGCCCGCCCCGTGCTGGTGGTGCGCCGCCCTGCCCGCCCCAATGGCGGGGCGATGCTGGTAGTGCCGGGCGGCGGCTATGGCTTCCTGTCCTATGACAATGAGGGCACGAGCCAGGCCGCCTGGCTCAACGAACGGGGCATCACCGCCTTCATCCTGCTCTATCGCCTGCCGGGCGAAGGCTGGGCGCAGCGGCAGGATGTGCCGTTGCAGGATGCCCAGCGCGCGATGCGGCTGATCCGCGCGCGGGCCGTCAACTTCGCTGTCGACAAGGGCCGCATCGGCGTGCTCGGCTTTTCGGCCGGCGGCCATCTGGCCGGGTCGCTGGCGACGCGCCATGGCGAGCGCGTCTATGCCCCGGTCGATGCCGCCGATCGGGAAAGCGCGCGTCCCGATGTCGCCGGCCTCATCTATCCGGTGGTCAGCCTGGACGCGCCCTTCACCCATGGCGGGTCGCGCGACATGCTGCTGGGTGAAGGCGCCAGCGCCGATATGCGCCGGGCGCGATCGGTGGAGATGCGGGTGGACGCCGACACGTCGCCCATCTTCCTGGTCCATGCCAGCGACGACGGGCTGGTGCCGCCGGCCAACAGCATCGCCCTGTTCCAGGCGATGGAAGTCGCCAGGCGCCCGGTCGCGCTCCATATCTTCGAGGATGGCGGCCATGGTTTCGGCACGCGCCTGCCCAGGACGATGCAGGCGTCGGCCTGGCCCGGCCTGTTCATGACATTCGCCGCCAAGCAGGGATTGCTGGCGCAATGA
- a CDS encoding GDSL-type esterase/lipase family protein yields the protein MKTALSIGLLALVASTASAAPVSYQSSPERRTVAEKDWGPWLGPFRAKLVPSLMQDFGERYLYAPANAALPAPKPGEQRVVFLGDSITDRWNLAASFPGKPYVNRGIGSQVTAQMLLRFHQDVVALKPKVVVILSGINDVQGFLQQESPEQIEANWEAMADIATAHHIKVVFGSILPVNNYTDAAKDVVAERKPAELVALNQWLRAYCAQHGHVFADYHAAMVDQNGLMAAAYTQDGVHPLDNGYAVMAPIAARAIAQALGTRK from the coding sequence ATGAAGACAGCGCTGTCGATAGGCCTGCTCGCGCTTGTCGCCAGCACTGCGTCCGCGGCACCGGTCTCCTATCAAAGCTCGCCCGAACGGCGCACCGTCGCGGAAAAGGATTGGGGGCCATGGCTCGGCCCGTTCCGCGCCAAGCTGGTGCCCAGCCTGATGCAGGATTTTGGCGAACGCTATCTCTACGCCCCGGCCAATGCCGCCCTGCCCGCGCCAAAGCCGGGCGAGCAGCGCGTCGTCTTTCTGGGCGATTCCATTACCGATCGCTGGAACCTGGCCGCCAGCTTCCCCGGCAAGCCCTATGTCAATCGCGGCATCGGCAGCCAGGTGACGGCGCAGATGCTGCTGCGCTTCCATCAGGATGTCGTGGCGCTGAAACCGAAGGTCGTGGTGATCCTGTCCGGCATCAATGATGTCCAGGGCTTCCTGCAACAGGAAAGCCCCGAGCAGATCGAGGCCAATTGGGAAGCGATGGCCGACATCGCCACCGCCCATCATATCAAGGTCGTGTTCGGATCGATCCTGCCAGTCAACAACTACACGGATGCAGCGAAGGATGTCGTGGCGGAGCGCAAGCCGGCCGAACTGGTGGCGCTCAACCAGTGGCTGCGTGCCTATTGCGCGCAGCACGGCCATGTCTTTGCCGATTATCATGCCGCGATGGTCGACCAGAATGGCCTGATGGCCGCCGCCTATACCCAAGACGGCGTGCATCCGCTGGACAATGGCTATGCCGTGATGGCGCCGATCGCGGCCAGGGCGATCGCGCAGGCACTAGGAACAAGGAAATGA
- a CDS encoding SGNH/GDSL hydrolase family protein: protein MLRFTAPLLAAACAMALAVPALAETKVPGDPHADDPVGIVADPCPTHEKPSDEAGWKLWNLHMLTRDFGQLCRYAAANKAIEGQKVRVVFMGDSITDNWINLDPTMFQNGLVDRGISGQTTQQMLVRFRNDVIALKPQAVHIMAMTNDIAGNTGAATMETVLGNIQTMADLARAHGIKVIIASVPPAAAFPWSPGMTPAPQVAAINTWLADYARANGFTFVDYHKAMAQPDGAMKPGLSSDGVHPTKEGYAIMRPLAEAAIAKTLGAK, encoded by the coding sequence ATGCTGCGTTTCACCGCCCCCCTTCTCGCCGCTGCCTGCGCGATGGCACTGGCCGTGCCGGCCCTCGCCGAAACCAAGGTGCCGGGCGATCCGCATGCCGATGATCCGGTCGGCATCGTCGCCGATCCCTGCCCCACCCATGAAAAGCCGAGCGACGAGGCTGGCTGGAAGCTGTGGAACCTGCACATGCTGACCCGCGATTTCGGGCAACTCTGCCGCTATGCCGCCGCCAACAAGGCGATCGAAGGGCAAAAGGTCCGCGTCGTCTTCATGGGCGATTCCATCACCGACAACTGGATCAACCTGGACCCGACCATGTTCCAGAACGGGCTGGTCGATCGCGGCATCAGCGGCCAGACGACGCAGCAGATGCTGGTGCGCTTCCGCAATGACGTGATCGCGCTGAAGCCGCAGGCGGTCCACATCATGGCGATGACCAACGACATCGCCGGCAATACCGGCGCGGCGACGATGGAGACGGTGCTGGGCAATATCCAGACCATGGCCGACCTGGCCCGCGCGCACGGCATCAAGGTTATCATCGCCTCCGTGCCGCCCGCCGCCGCTTTCCCCTGGAGCCCCGGCATGACGCCCGCGCCGCAGGTCGCCGCGATCAACACATGGCTGGCCGACTATGCCCGCGCCAATGGGTTCACCTTCGTCGACTATCACAAGGCGATGGCGCAGCCCGATGGCGCGATGAAGCCGGGCCTGTCGAGCGACGGCGTCCATCCGACCAAGGAAGGCTATGCCATCATGCGTCCGCTGGCCGAGGCCGCGATCGCCAAGACATTAGGAGCCAAGTGA
- a CDS encoding alpha-L-fucosidase has product MQDFGRRSFLAGAAALGLANAARAASPMGTAKGPVQASWPSLVDNYRYPDWFRDAKLGMWSHWGPQSVPAQGDWYGRFMYMQGHPMYEHHLKTYGHPSVAGMKDIQNLWTADKWDPDALMAKYQKAGAKYFMALACHHDNLDCYDSRYHAWNSLRVGPKKDIVGIWEKAARKAGLKFGVSNHAAHAWHWYQPAYGYDPVGPQKGVRYDAFRLRKEDGKGQWWDGLDPRELYTGGHAVLPDGIDTIEAMDKWHDVHNGQWIETGPKDDPAYVTRWLLRQTDLVAKYKPDMVYMDDHELPFGPVGLEAAADYYNRSIEWHGKIDVVMTGKQLKPYARFGIVQDVERGYTDHIWDEPWQTDTCIGDWFYNIARLTDKSYKSAEQVIQRLADVVSKNGNLMLSIPQPGDGSIDSEAEKILDAMAGWMVHGGEAIFGSRPWKRYGEGPTQAIVGMQNEEKAKPFTAQDIRFTTNKGALYALFLGKPAGSTTIRSLARGQGTGTIERVTLLGGGQLAFRQDGAGLHFTMPHGIDFVPAVRIDGRGLV; this is encoded by the coding sequence ATGCAGGATTTCGGACGCCGTTCCTTCCTGGCGGGCGCGGCTGCGCTGGGCCTGGCCAATGCCGCCCGCGCGGCTAGCCCGATGGGCACCGCCAAGGGCCCGGTGCAGGCAAGCTGGCCCTCGCTGGTCGACAATTACCGCTATCCCGACTGGTTCCGCGACGCGAAGCTGGGCATGTGGTCGCACTGGGGGCCGCAATCGGTGCCGGCGCAGGGCGACTGGTATGGCCGCTTCATGTATATGCAGGGCCACCCGATGTACGAACATCACCTCAAAACCTACGGCCATCCGTCGGTCGCGGGGATGAAGGACATCCAGAATCTCTGGACCGCCGACAAGTGGGATCCCGATGCGCTGATGGCCAAATATCAGAAGGCCGGCGCCAAATATTTCATGGCGCTGGCCTGCCATCACGACAATCTCGATTGCTATGACAGCCGCTATCACGCCTGGAACAGCCTGCGCGTCGGGCCGAAGAAGGACATCGTCGGCATCTGGGAAAAGGCGGCGCGCAAGGCCGGCCTGAAATTCGGCGTGTCGAACCATGCCGCCCATGCCTGGCACTGGTATCAGCCCGCCTATGGCTATGATCCGGTCGGCCCGCAAAAGGGCGTGCGCTACGACGCGTTCCGGCTGCGCAAGGAAGACGGCAAGGGCCAATGGTGGGACGGCCTCGACCCGCGCGAACTCTATACCGGCGGCCATGCCGTGCTGCCCGACGGCATCGACACGATCGAGGCGATGGACAAGTGGCACGACGTCCATAACGGCCAGTGGATCGAGACCGGGCCGAAGGACGACCCGGCCTATGTCACCCGCTGGCTGCTGCGCCAGACCGACCTGGTCGCGAAATACAAGCCCGACATGGTCTATATGGACGATCATGAACTGCCCTTCGGCCCGGTAGGGCTGGAAGCGGCAGCGGACTATTATAACCGCTCGATCGAATGGCACGGCAAGATCGACGTGGTCATGACCGGAAAGCAGCTCAAGCCCTACGCCCGGTTCGGCATCGTCCAGGATGTCGAGCGCGGCTATACCGACCATATCTGGGACGAGCCCTGGCAGACCGACACCTGCATCGGCGACTGGTTCTACAATATCGCCCGACTGACCGACAAAAGCTACAAGAGCGCCGAACAGGTGATCCAGCGGCTGGCCGATGTCGTGTCGAAGAACGGCAATCTGATGCTGTCCATTCCGCAGCCCGGCGACGGCTCGATCGACAGCGAGGCGGAGAAGATACTGGACGCGATGGCCGGATGGATGGTGCATGGCGGCGAGGCGATCTTCGGTTCGCGGCCGTGGAAGCGCTATGGCGAAGGGCCGACCCAGGCGATCGTGGGCATGCAGAATGAGGAGAAGGCCAAGCCCTTCACCGCGCAGGACATCCGCTTCACCACCAACAAGGGCGCGCTCTATGCGCTGTTCCTGGGCAAGCCGGCCGGATCTACGACCATCCGCTCACTGGCGCGCGGCCAAGGGACTGGCACAATCGAGCGGGTAACGCTGCTCGGCGGCGGCCAGCTTGCCTTCCGTCAGGATGGCGCGGGCCTCCACTTCACCATGCCGCACGGCATCGATTTCGTCCCCGCCGTCCGCATCGACGGCCGGGGTCTGGTTTAA
- a CDS encoding glycoside hydrolase family 31 protein, translated as MIAKGFKARLAGIALGASCIAIAAPALAAPMALLDRNGSRVAIEPYAPNIVRVTIAMDPDLAQAAPGEGPNAKADASGWTHSSDASGDIFTSSAISLTIDAQPWPGAPTQMQRYFAPALPPVSLSVKDASGTVLTKMTGWEMAPVTVNGEKTFKVGASFDAPLDEHYYGLGQNQEGYMDLRGKQIDCSHSYDAPAGETVCVPFLVTNKGYGIVWDNPARTLVWPGLHNSTRFQSQVGERVSFFVITGKTTDDLYAGYAKLTGATPLPPKAGFGLIQSKARYESQKELLDVANGYRQRNLPLDIMVLDWFYWTRMGQLDIDRTYYPDPKGMNDQLNAMGMRSIISVWPRFEREGRYFEYLKSKGWFLKDKDGNPVDGLPMRSDRAGALIDSTNPQAREWFWGKLRDNIASQGFDWFWLDETEPDLVPDGYFYSIGSGDRYHNLFPLVHTSGVAEGSERDRPNFRNMILARAAYLGSQRNGGLFWSSDIKSTWEALDRQVPAGLNFTASGLAYWGSDIGGWQWPSGPKAQHPVLLDPAGMTAAGADYTDYPELFVRWFQYSVFTPTLRIHGQRPDTELWTYGKAAEPILADWLRLRYTLIPYIYALGRHTYDTGAPFMRGLFMDFPNDPKVSDIGDQYMFGPAFLVAPVTKQGQTKRSVYLPAGTAWYDYWTNQKYEGGQTIEVDAPINRMPLFVKAGSIVPMGVQVKSTAEKQALESIRVYPGADARFTLYDDDGTTNAYRKGGMKAELVWDDKAKTLTSKTKLPTGQAISGLVQIVGQ; from the coding sequence ATGATCGCAAAGGGCTTCAAGGCAAGACTGGCGGGGATCGCATTGGGTGCATCCTGCATCGCCATCGCCGCACCGGCACTGGCCGCACCGATGGCGCTGCTGGATCGCAATGGCAGCCGGGTCGCGATCGAACCCTATGCCCCCAATATCGTGCGCGTCACCATCGCGATGGACCCGGACCTGGCGCAGGCGGCACCGGGCGAAGGCCCCAATGCCAAGGCCGATGCCAGCGGCTGGACCCATAGCAGCGACGCGAGCGGCGATATCTTCACCTCCTCGGCGATCTCACTGACGATCGATGCCCAGCCCTGGCCCGGCGCGCCGACCCAGATGCAGCGCTATTTCGCCCCGGCCCTGCCGCCGGTCAGCCTGTCGGTGAAGGATGCCAGCGGTACCGTCCTCACCAAGATGACCGGCTGGGAAATGGCGCCCGTGACCGTCAATGGCGAAAAGACCTTCAAGGTCGGCGCCAGCTTCGACGCGCCGCTGGACGAGCATTATTACGGCCTGGGCCAGAACCAGGAAGGCTATATGGATCTGCGCGGCAAGCAGATCGACTGTTCGCATAGCTATGACGCGCCGGCCGGCGAGACCGTCTGCGTCCCCTTCCTGGTCACCAACAAGGGCTATGGCATCGTCTGGGACAATCCGGCGCGCACGCTGGTGTGGCCGGGCCTGCACAATTCGACCCGCTTCCAGAGCCAGGTCGGCGAGCGCGTCTCCTTCTTCGTCATCACCGGCAAGACGACCGATGACCTCTATGCCGGCTATGCCAAGCTGACCGGCGCGACGCCGCTGCCGCCCAAGGCCGGTTTCGGCCTGATCCAGAGCAAGGCGCGCTACGAGAGCCAGAAGGAATTGCTCGACGTCGCCAATGGCTATCGCCAGCGCAATCTGCCGCTCGATATCATGGTGCTGGACTGGTTCTACTGGACCCGCATGGGCCAGCTCGACATCGACCGCACCTATTATCCCGACCCCAAGGGGATGAACGACCAGCTCAATGCCATGGGCATGCGGTCGATCATCAGCGTGTGGCCGCGGTTCGAGCGCGAAGGCCGCTATTTCGAGTATCTCAAGTCCAAGGGCTGGTTCCTGAAGGACAAGGACGGCAATCCGGTCGATGGCCTGCCGATGCGGTCCGACCGGGCCGGCGCGCTGATCGACAGCACCAATCCGCAAGCGCGGGAATGGTTCTGGGGCAAGCTGCGCGACAATATTGCGAGCCAGGGCTTCGACTGGTTCTGGCTGGACGAGACCGAGCCGGATCTGGTGCCCGACGGCTATTTCTACTCGATCGGTTCGGGCGACCGCTATCATAACCTGTTCCCGCTGGTGCATACGTCGGGCGTGGCCGAAGGCTCGGAGCGCGACCGCCCCAATTTCCGCAACATGATCCTGGCGCGCGCCGCCTATCTGGGCTCGCAGCGCAATGGCGGCCTGTTCTGGTCGTCGGACATCAAGTCGACCTGGGAAGCGCTCGACCGGCAGGTGCCCGCCGGCCTCAACTTCACCGCGTCGGGCCTGGCCTATTGGGGCAGCGATATTGGCGGCTGGCAGTGGCCGAGCGGCCCCAAGGCGCAGCATCCGGTGCTGCTCGATCCGGCCGGCATGACGGCGGCGGGTGCGGACTATACCGATTATCCCGAACTGTTCGTGCGCTGGTTCCAGTATAGTGTGTTCACGCCGACGCTGCGCATCCATGGCCAGCGCCCGGACACGGAATTGTGGACCTATGGCAAGGCGGCCGAGCCGATCCTGGCCGACTGGCTGCGCCTGCGCTACACGCTGATCCCCTATATCTATGCGCTGGGCCGCCACACCTATGACACCGGCGCGCCGTTCATGCGCGGCCTGTTCATGGACTTCCCGAACGATCCCAAGGTGTCGGATATCGGCGACCAATATATGTTCGGCCCCGCCTTCCTGGTCGCCCCGGTGACCAAGCAGGGCCAGACCAAGCGGTCGGTCTATCTGCCCGCCGGCACCGCCTGGTATGATTATTGGACCAACCAGAAATATGAGGGCGGCCAGACGATCGAGGTGGATGCCCCGATCAACCGCATGCCGCTGTTCGTGAAGGCCGGTTCGATCGTGCCGATGGGCGTGCAGGTGAAGAGCACGGCCGAGAAGCAGGCCCTGGAAAGCATCCGGGTTTATCCGGGTGCCGATGCGCGCTTCACCCTTTATGACGATGACGGCACGACCAATGCCTATCGCAAGGGCGGCATGAAGGCCGAACTGGTCTGGGACGACAAGGCAAAGACGCTGACGAGCAAGACGAAGCTGCCCACCGGCCAGGCCATCAGCGGTCTGGTGCAGATCGTCGGTCAATAA